Proteins encoded by one window of Rhodamnia argentea isolate NSW1041297 chromosome 6, ASM2092103v1, whole genome shotgun sequence:
- the LOC115748445 gene encoding dynamin-related protein 4C-like isoform X3, whose protein sequence is MRLQDNPRANCPELYLEFNGKVVPTDEDNISEAINDTTDEIAGSGKGISNAPLTLVVKKDGVPDLTMVDLPGITRVPVHGQPENIYEQISEMIMECIRPEESIILNVLSATVDFSTCESIRMSQMVDKTGKRTLAVVTKADKAPEGLLEKVTADDVNIGLGYVCVRNRIGDETYEEARREEAKLFDTHPLLSKIDKSIVGVPVLAQKLTQIQATIMAKCLPEIVKKINDKLNANVAELKRMPKNLSSVAEAMTAFMQILGSAKDSLRKVLLRGEFDEYPEEKNMHCTARLVEMLNQFSDELQNCPENDPRTNFLLEELEVLEEAKGIGLPNFLPRTAFLTLLQRKVKGISSKPPSFVAHVWDYIEGVVIQVLMRHSENYPQLQSTTRRATSNLINKTKEKAMDRMMEIIEMEKLTDYTCNPEYMSEWTKLMSQQNEVMDAINRRSRHSEIEVDGIGEVDVGDLRDRKEQIQEAFDLKMRITAYWKIVLGRFVDSMALHLLFDVQNLVNSKMEAEIVGELIGPNGSGGIERMLEEAPSVAAERDKLNRSVKLLRESAAVVAKIMDRIGCGDYND, encoded by the exons ATGCGGCTCCAGGACAACCCTCGCGCCAACTGCCCCGAGCTCTACCTTGAGTTCAACGGCAAGGTCGTCCCCACCGACGAGGACAACATCTCCGAGGCCATTAATGACACCACCGACGAGATCGCCGGCTCCGGCAAGGGCATATCGAACGCCCCACTGACTCTGGTTGTCAAAAAGGACGGCGTCCCGGACTTGACCATGGTCGACTTGCCCGGAATCACGAGAGTGCCCGTGCACGGTCAGCCCGAGAACATCTACGAGCAGATCTCGGAGATGATAATGGAGTGCATTAGGCCTGAGGAGAGCATCATCCTCAATGTCTTGTCCGCCACCGTCGACTTCTCCACTTGCGAGTCCATAAGGATGTC GCAGATGGTGGACAAGACCGGCAAGAGGACTCTGGCCGTCGTCACGAAGGCTGATAAAGCTCCGGAGGGATTGCTCGAGAAGGTGACTGCCGATGACGTCAATATAGGCCTCGGTTATGTCTGTGTCAGGAACAGGATCGGCGATGAGACCTACGAAGAAGCGAGGCGGGAAGAGGCGAAGCTGTTCGACACGCACCCTCTGCTGTCCAAGATCGACAAGTCCATTGTAGGTGTGCCTGTCTTGGCGCAGAAGCTGACGCAGATCCAAGCCACCATCATGGCCAAGTGCTTGCCGGAGATCGTCAAGAAGATCAATGACAAACTGAACGCGAACGTCGCCGAGCTTAAGAGGATGCCCAAGAATCTGTCCTCAGTCGCGGAGGCCATGACGGCCTTCATGCAGATCCTGGGGTCAGCGAAGGATTCACTGAGGAAAGTCTTGCTGAGAGGCGAGTTCGACGAGTACCCGGAAGAGAAGAACATGCACTGCACGGCCAGGCTAGTGGAGATGCTGAACCAATTCTCTGATGAGCTCCAAAACTGTCCTGAGAATGACCCGAGGACCAACTTCCTTTTGGAGGAATTGGAGGTCCTGGAAGAGGCCAAAGGGATCGGACTCCCTAACTTCCTCCCGCGCACCGCCTTTCTCACCCTTTTGCAGCGGAAGGTGAAGGGGATATCGAGCAAGCCGCCGAGCTTTGTGGCCCATGTTTGGGACTACATCGAGGGAGTTGTGATTCAGGTGTTGATGCGACATTCGGAGAATTATCCTCAGCTGCAGTCGACGACGAGAAGAGCAACTTCCAATCTGATCAACAAGACGAAGGAGAAGGCAATGGATAGGATGATGGAAATCATCGAAATGGAGAAGCTGACCGACTACACTTGCAACCCTGAATACATGTCAGAGTGGACCAAGTTGATGTCCCAGCAGAACGAGGTCATGGACGCGATCAACCGCAGGTCGAGGCATAGCGAAATTGAGGTCGACGGGATCGGGGAGGTCGACGTGGGCGACCTGAGGGATCGCAAGGAGCAGATTCAGGAGGCGTTCGATCTGAAGATGAGGATTACCGCGTACTGGAAGATCGTTCTGGGGAGGTTCGTTGACTCGATGGCGCTGCATCTGCTGTTTGACGTGCAGAACTTGGTGAACAGCAAGATGGAGGCGGAGATCGTGGGCGAGCTGATCGGGCCCAATGGCAGTGGCGGCATCGAGAGGATGCTGGAGGAAGCGCCGTCGGTGGCAGCGGAGCGCGATAAGCTGAACAGGAGCGTCAAGTTGCTGAGGGAGTCTGCCGCGGTGGTGGCCAAGATCATGGACAGGATCGGTTGCGGGGACTACAATGATTGA
- the LOC115748445 gene encoding dynamin-related protein 4C-like isoform X2, whose translation MRLQDNPRANCPELYLEFNGKVVPTDEDNISEAINDTTDEIAGSGKGISNAPLTLVVKKDGVPDLTMVDLPGITRVPVHGQPENIYEQISEMIMECIRPEESIILNVLSATVDFSTCESIRMSQMVDKTGKRTLAVVTKADKAPEGLLEKVTADDVNIGLGYVCVRNRIGDETYEEARREEAKLFDTHPLLSKIDKSIVGVPVLAQKLTQIQATIMAKCLPEIVKKINDKLNANVAELKRMPKNLSSVAEAMTAFMQILGSAKDSLRKVLLRGEFDEYPEEKNMHCTARLVEMLNQFSDELQNCPENDPRTNFLLEELEVLEEAKGIGLPNFLPRTAFLTLLQRKVKGISSKPPSFVAHVWDYIEGVVIQVLMRHSENYPQLQSTTRRATSNLINKTKEKAMDRMMEIIEMEKLTDYTCNPEYMSEWTKLMSQQNEVMDAINRRSRHSEIEVDGIGEVDVGDLRDRKEQIQEAFDLKMRITAYWKIVLGRFVDSMALHLLFDVQNLVNSKMEAEIVGELIGPNGSGGIERMLEEAPSVAAERDKLNRSVKLLRESAAVVAKIMDRIGCGDYND comes from the exons ATGCGGCTCCAGGACAACCCTCGCGCCAACTGCCCCGAGCTCTACCTTGAGTTCAACGGCAAGGTCGTCCCCACCGACGAGGACAACATCTCCGAGGCCATTAATGACACCACCGACGAGATCGCCGGCTCCGGCAAGGGCATATCGAACGCCCCACTGACTCTGGTTGTCAAAAAGGACGGCGTCCCGGACTTGACCATGGTCGACTTGCCCGGAATCACGAGAGTGCCCGTGCACGGTCAGCCCGAGAACATCTACGAGCAGATCTCGGAGATGATAATGGAGTGCATTAGGCCTGAGGAGAGCATCATCCTCAATGTCTTGTCCGCCACCGTCGACTTCTCCACTTGCGAGTCCATAAGGA TGTCGCAGATGGTGGACAAGACCGGCAAGAGGACTCTGGCCGTCGTCACGAAGGCTGATAAAGCTCCGGAGGGATTGCTCGAGAAGGTGACTGCCGATGACGTCAATATAGGCCTCGGTTATGTCTGTGTCAGGAACAGGATCGGCGATGAGACCTACGAAGAAGCGAGGCGGGAAGAGGCGAAGCTGTTCGACACGCACCCTCTGCTGTCCAAGATCGACAAGTCCATTGTAGGTGTGCCTGTCTTGGCGCAGAAGCTGACGCAGATCCAAGCCACCATCATGGCCAAGTGCTTGCCGGAGATCGTCAAGAAGATCAATGACAAACTGAACGCGAACGTCGCCGAGCTTAAGAGGATGCCCAAGAATCTGTCCTCAGTCGCGGAGGCCATGACGGCCTTCATGCAGATCCTGGGGTCAGCGAAGGATTCACTGAGGAAAGTCTTGCTGAGAGGCGAGTTCGACGAGTACCCGGAAGAGAAGAACATGCACTGCACGGCCAGGCTAGTGGAGATGCTGAACCAATTCTCTGATGAGCTCCAAAACTGTCCTGAGAATGACCCGAGGACCAACTTCCTTTTGGAGGAATTGGAGGTCCTGGAAGAGGCCAAAGGGATCGGACTCCCTAACTTCCTCCCGCGCACCGCCTTTCTCACCCTTTTGCAGCGGAAGGTGAAGGGGATATCGAGCAAGCCGCCGAGCTTTGTGGCCCATGTTTGGGACTACATCGAGGGAGTTGTGATTCAGGTGTTGATGCGACATTCGGAGAATTATCCTCAGCTGCAGTCGACGACGAGAAGAGCAACTTCCAATCTGATCAACAAGACGAAGGAGAAGGCAATGGATAGGATGATGGAAATCATCGAAATGGAGAAGCTGACCGACTACACTTGCAACCCTGAATACATGTCAGAGTGGACCAAGTTGATGTCCCAGCAGAACGAGGTCATGGACGCGATCAACCGCAGGTCGAGGCATAGCGAAATTGAGGTCGACGGGATCGGGGAGGTCGACGTGGGCGACCTGAGGGATCGCAAGGAGCAGATTCAGGAGGCGTTCGATCTGAAGATGAGGATTACCGCGTACTGGAAGATCGTTCTGGGGAGGTTCGTTGACTCGATGGCGCTGCATCTGCTGTTTGACGTGCAGAACTTGGTGAACAGCAAGATGGAGGCGGAGATCGTGGGCGAGCTGATCGGGCCCAATGGCAGTGGCGGCATCGAGAGGATGCTGGAGGAAGCGCCGTCGGTGGCAGCGGAGCGCGATAAGCTGAACAGGAGCGTCAAGTTGCTGAGGGAGTCTGCCGCGGTGGTGGCCAAGATCATGGACAGGATCGGTTGCGGGGACTACAATGATTGA
- the LOC115748445 gene encoding dynamin-related protein 4C-like isoform X1: MRLQDNPRANCPELYLEFNGKVVPTDEDNISEAINDTTDEIAGSGKGISNAPLTLVVKKDGVPDLTMVDLPGITRVPVHGQPENIYEQISEMIMECIRPEESIILNVLSATVDFSTCESIRMSQMVDKTGKRTLAVVTKADKAPEGLLEKVTADDVNIGLGYVCVRNRIGDETYEEARREEAKLFDTHPLLSKIDKSIVGVPVLAQKLTQIQATIMAKCLPEIVKKINDKLNANVAELKRMPKNLSSVAEAMTAFMQILGSAKDSLRKVLLRGEFDEYPEEKNMHCTARLVEMLNQFSDELQNCPENDPRTNFLLEELEVLEEAKGIGLPNFLPRTAFLTLLQRKVKGISSKPPSFVAHVWDYIEGVVIQVLMRHSENYPQLQSTTRRATSNLINKTKEKAMDRMMEIIEMEKLTDYTCNPEYMSEWTKLMSQQNEVMDAINRRSRHSEIEVDGIGEVDVGDLRDRKEQIQEAFDLKMRITAYWKIVLGRFVDSMALHLLFDVQNLVNSKMEAEIVGELIGPNGSGGIERMLEEAPSVAAERDKLNRSVKLLRESAAVVAKIMDRIGCGDYND, translated from the exons ATGCGGCTCCAGGACAACCCTCGCGCCAACTGCCCCGAGCTCTACCTTGAGTTCAACGGCAAGGTCGTCCCCACCGACGAGGACAACATCTCCGAGGCCATTAATGACACCACCGACGAGATCGCCGGCTCCGGCAAGGGCATATCGAACGCCCCACTGACTCTGGTTGTCAAAAAGGACGGCGTCCCGGACTTGACCATGGTCGACTTGCCCGGAATCACGAGAGTGCCCGTGCACGGTCAGCCCGAGAACATCTACGAGCAGATCTCGGAGATGATAATGGAGTGCATTAGGCCTGAGGAGAGCATCATCCTCAATGTCTTGTCCGCCACCGTCGACTTCTCCACTTGCGAGTCCATAAGGATGTCTCAA ATGGTGGACAAGACCGGCAAGAGGACTCTGGCCGTCGTCACGAAGGCTGATAAAGCTCCGGAGGGATTGCTCGAGAAGGTGACTGCCGATGACGTCAATATAGGCCTCGGTTATGTCTGTGTCAGGAACAGGATCGGCGATGAGACCTACGAAGAAGCGAGGCGGGAAGAGGCGAAGCTGTTCGACACGCACCCTCTGCTGTCCAAGATCGACAAGTCCATTGTAGGTGTGCCTGTCTTGGCGCAGAAGCTGACGCAGATCCAAGCCACCATCATGGCCAAGTGCTTGCCGGAGATCGTCAAGAAGATCAATGACAAACTGAACGCGAACGTCGCCGAGCTTAAGAGGATGCCCAAGAATCTGTCCTCAGTCGCGGAGGCCATGACGGCCTTCATGCAGATCCTGGGGTCAGCGAAGGATTCACTGAGGAAAGTCTTGCTGAGAGGCGAGTTCGACGAGTACCCGGAAGAGAAGAACATGCACTGCACGGCCAGGCTAGTGGAGATGCTGAACCAATTCTCTGATGAGCTCCAAAACTGTCCTGAGAATGACCCGAGGACCAACTTCCTTTTGGAGGAATTGGAGGTCCTGGAAGAGGCCAAAGGGATCGGACTCCCTAACTTCCTCCCGCGCACCGCCTTTCTCACCCTTTTGCAGCGGAAGGTGAAGGGGATATCGAGCAAGCCGCCGAGCTTTGTGGCCCATGTTTGGGACTACATCGAGGGAGTTGTGATTCAGGTGTTGATGCGACATTCGGAGAATTATCCTCAGCTGCAGTCGACGACGAGAAGAGCAACTTCCAATCTGATCAACAAGACGAAGGAGAAGGCAATGGATAGGATGATGGAAATCATCGAAATGGAGAAGCTGACCGACTACACTTGCAACCCTGAATACATGTCAGAGTGGACCAAGTTGATGTCCCAGCAGAACGAGGTCATGGACGCGATCAACCGCAGGTCGAGGCATAGCGAAATTGAGGTCGACGGGATCGGGGAGGTCGACGTGGGCGACCTGAGGGATCGCAAGGAGCAGATTCAGGAGGCGTTCGATCTGAAGATGAGGATTACCGCGTACTGGAAGATCGTTCTGGGGAGGTTCGTTGACTCGATGGCGCTGCATCTGCTGTTTGACGTGCAGAACTTGGTGAACAGCAAGATGGAGGCGGAGATCGTGGGCGAGCTGATCGGGCCCAATGGCAGTGGCGGCATCGAGAGGATGCTGGAGGAAGCGCCGTCGGTGGCAGCGGAGCGCGATAAGCTGAACAGGAGCGTCAAGTTGCTGAGGGAGTCTGCCGCGGTGGTGGCCAAGATCATGGACAGGATCGGTTGCGGGGACTACAATGATTGA